Proteins encoded by one window of Massilia sp. NR 4-1:
- a CDS encoding PP0621 family protein, with amino-acid sequence MTRILFWLALIFLVIAAIRSKLKSASRPPEQQPGRPRAAAEAPPQAEAMLCCAHCGVHYPASENVVSDGRNYCSPAHAGLPAP; translated from the coding sequence ATGACACGTATTTTGTTCTGGCTGGCCCTGATCTTCCTGGTCATCGCCGCCATCCGCAGCAAGCTGAAATCGGCCAGCCGGCCGCCCGAGCAGCAGCCGGGCCGGCCGCGCGCCGCCGCCGAGGCGCCGCCCCAGGCCGAGGCCATGCTGTGCTGCGCCCACTGCGGCGTGCATTATCCGGCTTCGGAAAACGTGGTCTCCGATGGCCGGAATTACTGCAGTCCCGCCCACGCCGGTTTGCCGGCACCCTGA